The Coregonus clupeaformis isolate EN_2021a chromosome 3, ASM2061545v1, whole genome shotgun sequence genome includes a region encoding these proteins:
- the LOC121546355 gene encoding thiosulfate sulfurtransferase/rhodanese-like domain-containing protein 2: MLTRTLTSFETKVLMYCTGGIRCEHGSAYLCSKDLCKDVYQLKGGIHKYVEQFPEGIYRGKLFVFDERYAISSNSDIISECRYCSSPWDQYQLCSTHFCCQLVISCTHCRQVGHTACCPTCQTKGQGEEPSTTPTQKEECECTDGQPRIPQDAL; the protein is encoded by the exons ATGTTGACCAGAACCTTGACCTCTTTCGAGACGAAGGTCCTGATGTACTGTACCGGTGGCATTCGCTGTGAACACGGCTCAGCCTATCTCTGCTCAAAA GATTTGTGTAAGGATGTTTATCAGCTGAAAGGTGGCATTCATAAGTACGTGGAACAATTCCCTGAGGGCATCTATCGCGGCAAACTTTTTGTGTTTGACGAGCGCTATGCCATCTCCTCCAACAGTGACATCATCTCAG AGTGCAGATATTGCAGCTCACCGTGGGACCAGTACCAGCTGTGCTCCACCCATTTCTGCTGCCAGCTGGTCATTTCCTGCACTCACTGCAGACAGGTGGGCCACACTGCCTGCTGCCCCACCTGCCAGACCAAGGGCCAGGGAGAAGAGCCCTCCACCACACCTACACAGAAAGAGGAGTGCGAGTGCACAGACGGGCAGCCCAGGATCCCCCAGGATGCATTGTGA